The following are from one region of the Alicyclobacillus fastidiosus genome:
- a CDS encoding aldehyde dehydrogenase family protein, translating into MSEQPIVVHAIINGEKVETEKTYSRENPSRPDEIVGYAPMSSREDAIRAIDAAHTAFATWKWSSLDERIERMERAIQKLKEATPELARLLAREHGKALYDAMGEFAVSFMWMEYACNTAKEVLRDEIKEHDGGTTIISHDPIGVVAAITPWNYPISLSTIKAAPGILAGNTMVLKPSPFAPLTVTKVIEIIANEFPPGVLNVVHGDADVGVELTSNPKISKIAFTGGTKTAKSIIKAAADTIKDMTLELGGNDAALVLSDFDVNDERAMRRMVISNFLTAGQICMIAKRVYVHRSIYDQFVEKYIEAANKWIRVGDPFDPNVTIGAVNNLGQKKYVQSLIDGAKSRGAKMIPLGKVLDEDVFNKGYFLQPTLVLDASYDDPIVVEEQFGPTVPILPYDDEEQGISLVNNSIYGLTSSVWGEQNHAIQVAHRIEAGTTMINTAAVQGLDVRFPFGGVKQSGVGREYGEEGILGYTETHVINAPKNLELPYIPE; encoded by the coding sequence ATGTCGGAACAACCCATTGTGGTTCACGCAATTATTAATGGTGAAAAAGTCGAAACAGAAAAGACGTACTCCCGCGAAAATCCGTCTCGTCCCGATGAGATTGTCGGCTATGCGCCAATGAGCTCCCGCGAAGACGCAATTCGTGCCATCGACGCTGCACATACAGCATTCGCAACTTGGAAGTGGTCGTCGCTTGATGAACGGATCGAGAGAATGGAGCGCGCGATCCAAAAGTTGAAGGAGGCAACACCAGAACTGGCCCGATTGCTTGCCCGTGAACACGGTAAGGCTCTTTACGACGCCATGGGTGAATTTGCGGTTTCCTTCATGTGGATGGAATACGCTTGTAACACGGCAAAGGAAGTCCTGCGTGACGAAATCAAGGAGCATGACGGTGGCACGACCATCATTTCTCACGATCCGATTGGGGTGGTAGCCGCAATCACGCCGTGGAACTACCCGATCTCGTTGTCCACGATCAAGGCCGCTCCTGGAATCCTGGCAGGCAACACCATGGTCCTCAAGCCAAGTCCATTTGCACCACTGACCGTGACCAAGGTGATCGAAATCATCGCGAACGAATTTCCACCAGGCGTTCTCAACGTGGTTCACGGAGACGCAGACGTAGGCGTCGAACTGACGAGCAATCCAAAGATCTCCAAGATCGCGTTCACCGGCGGAACAAAAACAGCGAAGTCTATCATCAAGGCAGCGGCTGACACCATTAAAGATATGACGTTGGAACTCGGGGGCAACGACGCGGCACTTGTTCTCTCCGACTTCGACGTGAACGATGAACGCGCGATGCGTCGCATGGTCATCTCGAACTTCCTGACAGCCGGACAGATTTGTATGATCGCAAAACGCGTCTACGTTCACCGCTCCATTTACGACCAATTTGTCGAGAAATATATTGAAGCGGCAAATAAGTGGATTCGCGTTGGCGACCCATTTGATCCAAATGTAACGATTGGCGCTGTCAATAATCTGGGACAAAAGAAGTACGTTCAAAGCTTGATTGATGGTGCGAAGAGCCGCGGTGCCAAAATGATCCCATTGGGTAAAGTGCTGGACGAGGACGTGTTCAACAAAGGTTACTTCCTGCAACCAACCTTGGTACTAGACGCTAGTTATGACGATCCCATCGTCGTCGAGGAGCAATTCGGACCAACTGTACCTATCTTGCCGTATGACGACGAAGAACAAGGCATCTCACTCGTCAACAACAGCATCTATGGGCTGACCAGTTCTGTCTGGGGTGAACAGAACCACGCAATTCAGGTGGCTCACCGCATTGAAGCAGGCACCACGATGATCAACACGGCAGCAGTCCAAGGTCTTGACGTCCGCTTTCCATTTGGCGGCGTAAAGCAGTCTGGTGTCGGACGCGAATATGGCGAAGAAGGTATCCTCGGCTACACGGAAACGCACGTGATCAATGCGCCGAAGAACCTCGAGTTACCTTATATTCCGGAATAA
- a CDS encoding non-oxidative hydroxyarylic acid decarboxylases subunit C, translating to MAYQDFRDFLDTLRKEVQLLTIEDEVMPEPDLGSAGRAINNVSDKSPALLFTNINGYNDAKVAMNVIGSWPNHALMMGMPKNTPVKEQFFEFARRWDNYPVPVERLDSAPFQEVEVNEDINLFDLLPLFRLNQYDGGFYIDKACVISRDPTDPEHFGKQNVGVYRIQVKGKDRLGIQPVPQHDIGVHLRLAEERGENLPVALAIGCEPVITTMAAAPIGYDQSEYEMAGAIQGEPYKIFTLPGTNLDVPWGAEIVLEGEVLAGVREFEGPFGEFTGHYSGGRSMPVIHIKRVYHRRNPIFEHLYIGMPWTETDYMVGVNTCVPMYQQLKDAFPDEIVAVNAMYTHGLVAIISTKKRYGGFAKAVGMRAMTTPHGLGYCKLAIIVDETVDPFNLPQVMWALSTKMHPAHDVIILPDMSVIPLDPGSNPAGITHKMILDATTPVAPETRGHYSQPLDAPIATEKWEHIFQELLNHQ from the coding sequence ATGGCATACCAGGACTTCCGTGACTTTTTAGACACCCTGCGCAAAGAGGTACAACTTCTCACCATTGAAGATGAAGTGATGCCAGAGCCGGATTTGGGTTCTGCTGGACGAGCTATCAACAACGTTAGTGACAAAAGCCCTGCACTGCTATTCACGAACATCAACGGCTATAACGATGCCAAAGTCGCGATGAACGTCATCGGCTCCTGGCCAAATCACGCTTTGATGATGGGGATGCCAAAAAATACACCAGTCAAAGAACAATTCTTCGAATTTGCCCGCAGGTGGGATAACTATCCAGTTCCAGTCGAACGTTTGGACAGCGCGCCATTTCAAGAAGTTGAGGTAAACGAGGACATCAACCTCTTCGACCTGCTTCCGCTGTTCCGATTGAATCAATACGACGGCGGTTTCTATATCGACAAGGCCTGTGTGATCTCACGCGATCCGACCGATCCCGAGCACTTTGGTAAACAGAACGTGGGCGTCTACCGGATTCAAGTGAAGGGCAAGGACCGCCTCGGCATTCAACCAGTGCCCCAGCACGACATCGGTGTGCACCTGCGATTGGCTGAGGAGCGCGGAGAAAATCTGCCAGTCGCCCTCGCCATTGGTTGCGAACCGGTGATTACGACGATGGCCGCAGCCCCCATCGGCTACGACCAATCTGAGTACGAAATGGCAGGCGCTATCCAAGGCGAACCGTACAAAATATTCACGTTGCCTGGCACGAACCTCGACGTTCCGTGGGGCGCAGAAATCGTCCTCGAGGGCGAAGTTCTTGCAGGCGTTCGCGAGTTTGAGGGGCCGTTTGGCGAGTTTACAGGCCACTATTCCGGTGGGCGAAGCATGCCTGTGATCCACATCAAACGCGTGTACCACCGCCGGAATCCGATTTTTGAACACCTGTACATCGGCATGCCTTGGACAGAAACCGACTACATGGTCGGTGTAAATACGTGTGTGCCCATGTACCAGCAGCTCAAGGATGCGTTTCCGGACGAAATCGTGGCGGTCAACGCAATGTATACACACGGTCTCGTCGCCATCATTTCGACAAAGAAGCGGTACGGCGGATTCGCCAAAGCAGTCGGTATGCGCGCCATGACGACGCCGCACGGCCTCGGCTACTGCAAACTGGCAATTATCGTCGATGAGACAGTCGATCCGTTTAATCTCCCACAAGTCATGTGGGCGCTCTCAACGAAGATGCACCCTGCGCACGACGTGATCATTCTGCCGGATATGTCCGTCATCCCGCTCGATCCTGGGTCCAACCCAGCCGGCATCACACACAAGATGATCCTCGATGCGACGACACCAGTTGCACCAGAAACGCGAGGGCACTACTCCCAACCGCTCGACGCACCCATTGCAACAGAGAAGTGGGAGCACAT